ttgcaaTTTATGTTCTCAACTATTATAATGATGTTAATGTGCTCTTTTGTCATGATTCTTCACATTTCAGTTTTTAACCCACttaaaaacaatatcatttttttttttttaagtccttGTTCAAAACAATGTCATTTTATATGAGTTAACTATAAGATTCCAATGGATTTGACAAAAGGTTGCATGAATAATGTTTTAATACATGTAAATTGCAAGTAATTAAGGGTCAATTTACAAGAAACTGAAATTTTAGAAGGGATAGAATTTTACCCAATCTTTATTTAGTGTTAACAATaagaatgaaatcatttttttaataattggatAAATACACTAATCAGGAAGAGAGGATTCAAACATTAACTCTCTTAATAAGAAAATGATAGACTATGCCACTATCACTAAGTTACAATAGTATtgaccaaacccaaaaattaagatatGCAAGAGCGTTTGGTATGGGATTTTGAgcaataattttcagtttttaaaaaacattatatgtatttccacatattttttcatccatacgtattttcaaaaaatacaaacaacattaccaaatagGTCTGCAATATCATgagggagttttttttttttttttttttttttttttttttttttcattaagatATCGCGAGGGAGtttataaataacaaaagtGAAATGAACTTATTGTGCAACAAATAACATTGTTATTACTCATTGTAGTCTATATTTTCAAGCCTATACACACACAACCACTCCATTatattttgtaatataaatattattaatttgccATTACTATTCTTTTGCCAATAGTAAAGCAGGACAATCACTCAATCAATGTACTTGATGGTAGACAATGAAACCTTCAAATGGTAGGAAACAATGAAATTAACCTGATATCTTCGTGGAAATACCTTTACTTTCCTCGAAATCTTTCTGTTTCTCCCACTATAATCATATTTGTCTTACTTGGCAAGTGTGACACAATTAATGGCAAAAGTGACACACAATTATGCAAAAGCAAAATTCTACAGTGAGGGAGGTCTCAAAAGTTGTCGTTTTAGACTTTTCAGCTTTGGATTTTTTCAGCTCTAAAGCATGTATATGTCAGTTAAAGGGAGGCCcattatgatttgatttttttttctttttctttttgggtaaaaaaaaaaaattgtatacaaatcagacatagagagagagagaatattatattatattacatttgtgtgtgtcagagagagaaagatagctttagcttttcttttctgtaatgtTGTATTATAATAAACCAGACAAATCCAGCAAGGACACAGTAGTTGCAGTTTCTTCATATTTAGGCCTCTTCTACTTCCCCCCATGTGATTTAAGCCCCGTCTCCTTTCACTTCCCATTCCTCTCTTGTTTCtttaaatctatttttctaTGAGTCATGCTCATTTCTGAGTTGGACTTGGCAGAGAGTTTTGCCAGTGAAGCAAATCTAAGTCCTCAagctttctttctcttttctctctctcatatccAAGTGGCTTCAAGAACCAGACACCCAGATCAAGTTGAAGGCTTTAGAAGCTGATCTTGAAACTTATGGATGATGGATGCTTGAGTTCATCTTCACTCAGTTGAGGTAGAACTTAGAAGACTCTTTTCTGTATATCAATTTTTACACTGTCTGCATTTCTCTTATTTAGTAGTGAAGGCTCTAATTGTTGCATGGTAACATTATAGTCATATCAGAAagaaagtttctttttttatctttttggattagcaaagaaaagaaagaaaatattttggttttaattttggtaTCATGAGAGACTTTCCTTCTTGTTTTGGTGAAAACGGGGTACAAGTTGCTGATTCATCATCTTCAAGTAGTACAACTAAAGCTGCTCAAAATGTGGTAACTTGTGTCTATCAATGTAAATTACATGGTCGTTCTTGCTTGATCACCATTACATGGACCAAAAGTTTGATGGGTCAAGGCCTTAGTATTGGAATTGATGATTTGGCCAATCAATGCCTTTGTAAGGTTGATATAAAGCCATGGTTGTTCTCTAAAAGAAAAGGGTCTAAGAATTTAGAAGTGGATTCTAGTAAAATCGAGATTTACTGGGACTTAACTAATGCTAAATTTGGTTCTGGGCCAGAGCCGATGGAGGGATTTTACTTAGCTGTTGTGTTTAATCAAGAAATAGTTTTACTGCTTGGGGATTTGAAAAAGGAGGCATACAAGAAGGTTGACACCACTGACCCTATTCATTCCAATGCAATTTTTATTGCCAAGAGGGAACACATATTTGGGAAGAAGCTTTATGGGACAAAAGCTAAATTTTGTGATAAGGGGCAAATGCATGATGTCACAATTGAGTGTGATACTGTTGGGCTCAATGATCCATGCCTTGTGATCCGAATTGATAGTAAGACAGTGATGCAGATCAAGAGGTTGAAGTGGAAGTTTAGGGGCAATTACACCATTGTAGTGGATGGTCTTCCAGTTGAAGTGCTTTGGGATGTTCATAATTGGCTCTATGGGAATGCTATGGGCAATGCAGTTTTCATGTTCCAAACTTGCCTCTCAGCTGAGAAGTTATGGTCTAGCCACTCTATATTTGATCCTTCATTATTAACTTGGTCTTACTCTCAGCAATTTAGAGATTCCCAATCACAAGGTCTTGGTTTCTCACTGATTTTGTATGCTTGGAAGAATGAATAGaaatgtatttttcatttttgagtgTGAACAAATACTTGTAGCtttgttttgattaaaaaaaaatgtgaattaCAAATCTCCATTATTCCTTATCATTTTACTTctcaataattcataaattaaatagcATAGAATTGTCACTCTTGCATGCTTTTATTAGTTCAACTAAGAATTCTAGTTTTGATTTTCCACTGAAAACTGTTTGTTGAGAATGACTAGTTCTGCAACACTCTGTTGGCTTATTGGAATATACCAAGAAGATGTTTTTGAGAAGCAGTTCCCTCATCAGTGTGATTAGCAAAGAATTGGGAACTTTTTttcagaaagaagaaaaagaaaacaaaaggttGGCAAGCATTTACTTGATGTATTCCTTCAAGTTACAGGTGTCTAGATTGTTGGCATAGAATATGAATCTTACTTTTGGTTGATAAAGATTGAAAGTTCTCCagaatccatatatatatatatatatatatatatatgaaagtcATGGAACAAGTGCGGCGAATATCTcccattgtgtgtgtgtgtgctcgCATATATGTGTTTGATAGGGTGCAAGAGGCAAATTCTTTGAACTGGAATTTGAGGCTCCTCTTAAGAAATTTGTGGTAACTGTTGGAAAATTTCAACTCACAACTGACCTTTAGATGTTCATGGAAAATACTGTTCTAATggataatcaaaattttaatgttgAACTATGATTGATTCCTTGCATTCATGTCTCCTAAATTCTTTGTTTACCATCTGACCCATTAGATAGCCTACAATCtgattaatatatatactactATATATCTGTAGGCATGGCATTAAGTCACAACTTTAACTTGATATTAAATCAGTGACCTCTGTACACTCCAAAAGAACCAgaattattcattttcttttcttgttatTTCTTTTGCATATATTGCAGGCCACGTATTATAGATAACCAGATTTCTGTACTTTACTGTGAAACAAAGAGCGGTAGAACCAGTTCCTTATCAAATGAGTGGAGAGTCAGGAAGCTTGACTTCTTGTCTTATTGTCTTATCAATGCTTCAAATAATTTTCGTAGGCCACATATTACTTTCAAGCTCGACTTCTTCCTTATTGACATAGagggttttataaatttatttacaacaCTGCTCCAGATTATATTATGGGACGTACAAATATGAGGTATTGAGACGGTCCAGAGATTTGATACCTGACTTAAAAGGACACCTTTTCAATTTATCAAAAGAGTAAATAAAGTTAGTTTTCAAAGAGAAGCTTCTTTTGTCAATTCATCACATTTTCTGCAATTGGTGACATTTAACTATATTGGTTGTTTATGGAATATATAAATCAAGTGACTTaaaccaatttctttttttggtaagtaaacTTAAACCAATTTCACTTCAACAATGATCAACttgctttgctttgctatgGTATGATAGAGATGCTATCCCTACTGTTAAGATCTATCTGCATGTTAATTACACCAAGCAAAGAATTTTGATAGAGAATGTCTTAACTTTTCTTTCATCCACTTCTCTCCCCTCTACTTCTTATGCAATGCTGCATTGGATGGtcagaccttttttttttcttttttttacttttttcttttttatgaaactTTTATAATTATACTTATACCAACATTGGTTCAATCGTctactcaaaaaataaaaaatcggaTTAATTGATGTTCTAGAATATTTATTTCGTTAATCAGGATAATATCAAATTGCATTATTTATATGGAATTTGGTTTTACAAGTTAGGACTCAAAGTTCAAgtagatccaaaaaaaaaaaaatcctcgtGAACTTTTTGGATATAAATATCAAGGAAATTTAAGTTTGGGGGATTATACGGGTAAACAGAGAGACAACCCTAGCctttaaggaaaagaaaagaagcactTAAGAGTGAGCAATGCTCAAATTCAATATTATAACTTCGAAATTTGATAAATTGGATACAAGATGGCCTTCAATTCAATAATAACAGTTCCTATGGATAAAGCTAATCTCAATAAgcgaaataataaaaataaaatcctaagactaTGGGACACAAATAAGTATAACTAACAATTTAGAATAACAGAATCTTATTTAGCATGTCCATGCCCATCATTGGAACACTAGTGGCCTCCATAAACTGTATACTAAAAGAAAGCAGGGAGACATGTCATAGCCTATCTTTGCAGCCTAACCCAAAGTTTCCCAACTCAATTATTGGTTGATTTGAAGTCAGAGACAGTGAGATCTAGCAGCACAATTGATGTTTAGCTTAAATCACTGCCATTTCCCAAGCCAAATGTGTCTTCAACACCACTTGCCACCCTCTTCCTTCGCTCGGCAATCATCTCTGAATATGCCTGACAAAAGAGAATAATTCAATACTCAattccttcctttcttctttttgtttctgtttctctgAATGCAGATACTAGAACAGCTGATCCAAATTCTATATCTTTCTAAAATTCCAAAAGGAAACAAACAGTATGTGAACATGTTTTAAAGAATCCTGAGCAGATTTATGTCTATCTATTTCATGGTTCTTGATCATTCCCTCTAAATTCTAAGCAAGGGAATAACATGATTATTGCGAATAACTATTCATCTAGAAAGTACCCACTACGAATCAACAAGAGAAATATGAATTCATCATTCCAAGCAAGTACAACATGCAGTCCGTGGTTTTGTGACCTTTTCTAGATGCCTCATTGCCATCGGTTTTCTAGAACCAGGACATAAATGTTTTAAAAGAGAAACACTCATATGTATGCAAACAACTTCCATATACATGTCAAATCGTACATGTAAAGCATCTCGTCATGAATCAGTAAGTTCAGTCATCAGTGAATGTTATTTCAGCAACTAAAATTCAAGAATCTCAAATCTATAATGTCATGAAGCCCTTTCAAGAACCAAATAATCTTATGGATAATGGTTCATCGTTGCTTCAACAGATGTATCTTATTTCCATAGATATCAcagtaaattttgtatttttttaattgtaaataaattaaatgttttCGTTGAAGTAGAAAGGGAGTATATAAAtgtttgtgtgagagagagacttCAACTATTATATAGGGTTCCCATCCCCTGCAAATGtctccaaaaattttaaaatccagTATAAGAAACAGAAACTGCTTCAAGCAGAGCATAATTAATTAGCATTTTCAtgctccaaaagaaaaaataaaatgggggAGGAAGtcgaattatttaaaaaatcatacacTAGCAGAAGATGCACAAACCTGTGGATATGAATACAAAAAGATGTACCACCATGTGCATATTAGTAAGAATATGACTACTGTGACTACTACTGAATGCCAAATTAACCAGCTACTAGCAATCACCAATGCTCCAGTTAGAATTATGGTCCATGGTTGACACCTAGCAACAAAATGATGGAAGGAATCAAACCAGATGATAAAGCAAGCATAGATGCAAAAATGGTCATTTTAAGATATAAGCatattccttttttattttcgaACCTCAACTCTTACAcatgtcaaaactcaaaatgcTCAATTCACCATAAGTTATTTGTTCAAAATATCAATTATACATGCCTTGCCTGCTAAACAATTTTAGTCGTTGCTGCTCATCTCCACTTTCCAGTACATGAACAAAACTTATACAATACACTGTTGCTCTATTTAGTTGCCAAAAAGTGGAAGGAAGGGAAAGAAAGTTTGGATTCCTAAAACTACCATTTTAATCCCAGATAGCTATAAGATCCCTCGGGAAATAAATGAAGCATAATTCAAATGTTTGTCATGACAAACTGTGAAAAAAACCTgaatatacataaaattttataagaacTTATTAAATGGCAGAAAGGATTCTTAGGAACTCATTCGGCTTAAAGTCATGTATCACACCGTAGTTAACTAGATATGCTTATTGTTCAGATCAGCAAACTTGCATTTTATTCTGTCCATCTTCCACTAGATTCCTCTAGTAGTTAGCATTCAAAATTACAATCAGTTCAGGCCACATTGGTTTTGACATGAAAGGTGGACCTATCATCTTAAATAGGACCAAGGAATAAAATTGAAACCACTGACTATACCAATATAGCACGTGGCCGACCTTGAATAGTCTGTTGATGATCTGTAGCCAACCCCggaattttgggactaaggcttggttgtaGTTGTTGTTACTGATGTTGCCCATACCAATATAGTATGGGGTCTTTATTATGATCTCATGACTAGCCATCATATCAAACTCAATTAGCATGTGTCAATGACTATCACTTTAAAATAGCACCATGCAAGGGGACACACATGCCCTCTTTTTCTTGATAATCTGAAGGTTATGGTCAGTCATCTGGACTATAATCTTTATGTCTTCAATTAACCAAAACCTAAAACTAATgtacaattaaattcaaaactaTGTAGGCAAAATTGCACTAAAGTGTGAACCTTAATACAAGTACCCATCAGAAccattataaaaattaaaaaagaagaattccAGTTCAGAGTATACTATACAGTACCAAAAAACCAGGAAAGATAAATATAATTCAAATCTCTAGAGCCTAGAGGGTACTCTATCCATTCATAGACTCAAAAATAACACATTTATATGTATACATGCTTTTAACATAAAAGGCGAAACACAATAAAATTAGCAAACTTTGGAATCACAGTGAAAAAGCAAAAAGGTAATGACAAACAATGAGAATTGTGAAGTATCagtgaaaatgagagagacCCATGATGGGAAAGATTCACCAGGATGGTTTGGTGTCCCAGACAGAGTCATATTCGAGAGACAGGTAGTTGAGATACCCATCCATGTCATCAACACCACCGTTTTCATCCAAGAAAAGAGACTCTTTTGGGTCATTTGTGTTGCTCCCAAAAGCTATGGTTTTGGAGGGAAAGTGAAACCTTTGTGATTTTCTGTGAGTTGTTGAGGAGAGGAGCGGGTAGATTATGGGGTTGGAGAGTTGAGTTCTGAAAGTGGAAGAGGAGGGATTGGGTCGCAGTGTTGAAGATAGGGagagagggaagagagataGAGTTCCCATTTTGTTGGTCTTCTCGTAGAAATTGTACAGTAAAATAACTCTGTTTTTTTCAAGTTCCactttagtatttttatttttgggtttcgtAAACTCTcgtcttttgtgttttttaaaacGAAAGAAGTAACCTAGCgttataaaaacttaaactttaATACACATAATCAATGTGACataaatattcttatttttttttagaaaatagtaatatttattagaacatacaaaaaatatttatacagAGTTTGTTAATAGCTTATTTTAAACTAgttttaatagaatttttataaaatatatgtgGGGTAAAAGACCAGTAGGCCCATGTCGATGACTACATTGGGCCAAAGGCCCAACCCAAgggaaaaatctctcctcgacCGTGGGGAGAGTCCTCCTTGACACAATGTAGCCGAGGATGGAGGAGGTAACCTACCACCGGTAGTGACACTCCCTATCATCTCACGGAGCGGGAAAAGTACTAAAGTAGAAAAGGACAGTGAAAGTGTTGAAAGGAAAGGCTGTCATTATCAAATTCGgtgccttgtgcctgacacGGTCATACCTCTCtatccttacaaccactcccaacaactggaagGAAGGGCTGATGAGACAAATACCTATCCTAGGGGTCTCATTCAAGAGGAatgaaactactataaaaagggagtaaagTGAGACAGAAAGGGCGGGGCGGAGACCCCCCAACACACCAAAGGCACCGAAAAGAAAAGGCTCCCAAGACCATGGCAAGGACCGATCCTCTCTGATGAATCCGGTCCGCCTCAACCTGATCGTAAAGAATACCATGATGACCGTTGTTCATACGCTAAAacctagctctttggcccactctctacaaattcattgtaccgggcTCACAGGTCTAAAGTCCCATTCATTTTGGGCTTGGCCTGAAAAACGTAACCCTACAATttgcgccgtctgtgggaaagcttgtgCATTGGCGAATATAGCGGTTAGTCACGGTCAAGCTACAAGAATCCCTCAGGAGGACAGTTTTGGCAGCGGTGTGAGCTGCACCAAAGCCCTCCATCATTTCCAAGAACACACCACCATCATCATAGCTCAGTCTTCGTTTTGGGTCACGCTTTGAAATGATTCATTACAAGGGGAGGATCGCTAGACAGAGCAGTTCAATGGGGCTTCGGACATCAGATATGCGCCCCCATGCACTTGTCAAGGGGCTAGCTCTTGAGACCCATAATATTCCGGTCCGCTGAATCCCCTACGGACAGGGGAACCGAGGGCTAAACCGAAATCTCTTgaagaaccaaggtcttgcatggtcctcggactcaaacctatggaaaaattagacactccaagagcctaagtgctaaacagaaccaaggtcttggtcctcggactcaaacctatggggaatctagacactccaagagcctaagtactagacaaaaccaaggtcttgcatggtcctcagactcaaacctatgaggaaactaaacactctaagagcctaagtgttagacagaaccaaggtcttgcatggtcctcgaactcaaacctatggggaaactagacactccaagagcctaagtgctagacagaaccaaggtcttgcatggttctcgaactcaaacctatggggaaactagacactctaagagcctaagtgctagacagaaccaaggtcttgcatggtcctcggactcaaacctatggggaaactagacactccaagagcctaggTGCTAgatagaatcaaggtcttgcatggtcctcggactcaaacctatggggaaactagacactctaagagcctaagtgctagacagaaccagggtcttgcatggtcttcggactcaaacctatggggaaactagacactctaagagcctaagtgctagacagaaccaaggccttgcatggtccttggactcaaacctatggggaaactagacactctaagagcctaagtgctagatagaaccaaggtcttgcatggttctcgaactcaaacctacggAAAACTAGCAACTTCAAGAAAGGCCTAAGTCCTAGGCGGAATGGAGGTCTCGTGTGGTCCTCGGCCCCCTGGCCTTATGGAGGCTAACACACGGGGGTGCCTTTCTGAGTGTTTAGACTAGGTACAGTCATGCCTCGATCCTTGGACCAGACACCTAAAACGAGTTAAAGCTACGGATATCATTGGAAAAGCGAGAAAGAACCCTAGGACCCAGCGATCCCCTCGGACAGTTTATTTTAGATTACAAGTCCTCAGGCAGTCACCCCGTTCGCAATACAAAACGTACGgctgttatctcggttagtcttATATAGTTAACCTATTTAAAGTTAGTGTTGTTGTGCCAGTGGGTTCCAATAAGTTCAAAGTAATAATTCTTTACCGACAAGGGCATCGGTTTTAAGTGCggttcaaaagaaaagacaccGGCACATTCATTCACAAACtgattattgcagaaaagaaaagatacataaaatacgataaaatcatcttttattagataaagagatagtacaaaatacataaaagggcttagacaagcctGTAATCATAAGctaactaagaaaaaaaaaaaaaaaaaaggaatacaCGAGGACGATAGATCCTTCAATTTTGCTCTAACAGCGACTAAGCAAGTCTggatggcaccagtgatggaagagaagaaaaagcaGAGGCACCTAGTCCACAACCTTGCTCTCGCAGCAACTAGGCAAGTCTAGATGGCACCAGTgagggaagagaagaagaggcaGAGGCACCTAGTCCGCAACCTTGCTCTAGCAGCGACTAGGCAAGCCTGGGTGGCACTAGTGatgaaagagaggaagaagcgggaTGCCCAATCCCCATACCTGCTCTAGCAGCAACCGAGCAAGTATcgttctagcagcaatcgagcaagcaCGGATGGTACCGGTGATGGGAAATCCAAGCCCTCACGTGCATGACATACGACACCGGATGGAGGTCCCAGTGCTGtcacaccaaaaatctgatgcgacccCCACccgcttcggattttggctgaaggaagaagaggctccttTCTTGCCTTGTCGAGGAGAAAAAATGTCTTGAGCCTTTGTCTCCCTTGTCCTGACCGGGCCATTCTGAATCTCGAGGATACCCAAGGCTTCTGAAgagggtatggttccttcaccCTCACCCTAGCCTTGACCATTTCACCTCCTAAGGCTTAGTCACACTGGTAATGAGGACTTTGGGCACAATTGGAGAGTTAGGAATTTGAAAACTTTAAAGGGTCTACAAATAAAGGGAATGACCTCCCACCGTGCTTCTTATATGGGAGGCAAATTTGGTGGCAATCAATTCCCCCAAATCtctaaaaagaaattacaagCGAAATAAATCTCGCTTAATTTTCAAAGTGATCTTCAACCGTTGAATTCATGTCACCTCGTGAAGGAACCCTTATTAAAGCACACCTCGTATACTGAAGCGACAGGGACGCGGCTTGGATAGATTAAAAGAATGTCTCGCAGTCGGGAGTGCGCCTTGGGCAAACGAAGAGGCTCTGGCTTTTAATGGAGGGCCTGACGTGGCAAGCCGAAACAGAGGCCCAatatcaccaaaaccctcctctctaCCCGAGGAGCCGgacagtaggattttgaggggctattgtgtgGGGTAAAAGACCAGTAGGCCCATGTCGATGACTACATTGGGCCAAAGACCCAGCCCAAgggaaaaatctctcctcggtcGCGGTAAGAGTCCTCCTCGGTTACATTGTGCCGAGGATGGAGGAGGTAACCTGCCATCGGTAGTGACACTCTCTATCATCTCACAGAGCGAGAAAAGtactaaagcagaaaaggacaaTGAAAGTGTTGaaaggaaaggctgccattatcACATTCGGTGCCTTGTGCCTGATACGACCATACCTttctgtccttacaaccactcccaacaactggaagGAAAGGCTAATaggacaagtacctaccctagggGCCCCATTTAGgaggaaggaaactactataaaaaagtaataaagtgAGACAGAAAGGGCAGGGCGGAGACCCCCCAACACACCAGAGGCACCGAAAAGAAAAGGCTCTCCAGATCGGGGCAAGGACTGATCCTCTCTGATGAATCCGGTCCGCCTCAACCTGATCGTAAAGAGTACCATGATGACCATTGTTCATACGCTAAAgcctagctctttggcccactttctacaaattcattataccGGGCTCACAGGTCTAAAGTCCCATTCATTTTGGGCTTGgcctgaaaaacgtgac
The sequence above is drawn from the Quercus lobata isolate SW786 chromosome 12, ValleyOak3.0 Primary Assembly, whole genome shotgun sequence genome and encodes:
- the LOC115971969 gene encoding uncharacterized protein LOC115971969, which codes for MRDFPSCFGENGVQVADSSSSSSTTKAAQNVVTCVYQCKLHGRSCLITITWTKSLMGQGLSIGIDDLANQCLCKVDIKPWLFSKRKGSKNLEVDSSKIEIYWDLTNAKFGSGPEPMEGFYLAVVFNQEIVLLLGDLKKEAYKKVDTTDPIHSNAIFIAKREHIFGKKLYGTKAKFCDKGQMHDVTIECDTVGLNDPCLVIRIDSKTVMQIKRLKWKFRGNYTIVVDGLPVEVLWDVHNWLYGNAMGNAVFMFQTCLSAEKLWSSHSIFDPSLLTWSYSQQFRDSQSQGLGFSLILYAWKNE
- the LOC115972227 gene encoding uncharacterized protein LOC115972227, whose protein sequence is MGTLSLFPLSLSSTLRPNPSSSTFRTQLSNPIIYPLLSSTTHRKSQRFHFPSKTIAFGSNTNDPKESLFLDENGGVDDMDGYLNYLSLEYDSVWDTKPSWCQPWTIILTGALVIASSWLIWHSVVVTVVIFLLICTWWYIFLYSYPQAYSEMIAERRKRVASGVEDTFGLGNGSDLS